The genomic segment TCCATAAACACCATCTCCCTTATACCATGCCTTATGAGAGTCCAATGCCTTTTTTACCACTGAAAAGTTCCATTCTCCACCGAATTCCTTCAAACCACATTCCACCATTGCAGAAAACAGTAACCAGTTATTATTTCCTGGCTTCATGGTTCGGGTAGACTTCCATTGTGCAATAAACCTCTCACGGGAAGTTTCATCTAAATTTCCCCATAGCTGGGTAGGGGCCTGTAATAAACCCTGAATAAGAAAAGCGCTGTTTACCAATATCTGGCGAGTAGCCGTACTGTTAAAATAATCATCTGACTTCGGGTCTACGGAATTGGCTAACGCCTTACAGGTCATCTTTATATATTTCTCACGTAATTTCCCCTCCGATGTTTCATCCGGACCAAGTTCCAGCCAGGGTGCTATTCCAGCAATTGTTCTTCCTACAGACTCCATGTGAGTCACAAATTCTCGCCTACTGGCCAAAGCAGAAGACGAACGTCCTATAGGAATCTTTTTTTTCAACTGATCTTTACTAAGATTGTTTATCACAGGATCAGCAATCTTAACAATTGTCTGTATCCAATATTGCCTATCACCATTATTAGCATCCTGTCCACAAACAGGAGCCATACCCAGGACCATTGGACAGAAAAGAGCCAAGAATATAAAAATCAATCGGTATACCATCGCTTTACTTCGTATTTCCTATTATATATAAATGTATAATGTGCTCACTAAAACTAATATTTTTGCATTAACAACTGTAGTTCTTTTACTTTATCCGGATATTTCTGCAAAAGATTGTCTGATTCTCCCACATCCTGCTTCAAATTAAAAAGTTCAGGTACATCTCCTTCTTTAAACTTACTATTACCCGTTTTAGGAAGATATACCCAATCCCCCTTGCGTATGCCATGTACTTGTCCACCCTTTACATAAACATATTCATCGCGCGGTCTCAAAGAAGGATTCTCAAAAAAAGATGAAACGTTTATTCCATCTATCTCCTGATTGAAAGAATGGCTGCCTGCATAGTGCATAATTGTTGGAAAAAGGTCAATGCTAGCAATTATAGCATCACTTGTCACTCCAGCAGGAACAACTCCTTTCCATCTAATAATGCAAGGTACTCTTACCCCACCCTCATAATACGAAAATTTACCGCCACGTAAAGGATCGGCAGAGCCACCCTCTCCTTTAAAAGACAACCAAGGTCCATTATCCGATGCAAAAATAACCAAAGTGTTTTCGGCTAATCCTTTTTTATCTAAATAGTCTAGAAAGCGACCTACATTCCAGTCTATTTCTTCTACTACGTCTCCATAAAGCCCTCGTTTACTTTTGCCTCTAAACTGTTCGGAAGCAAATAAAGGTACATGAGGCATTGACGGAGTTATATATAAAAAGAAAGGTTGTTTTTCATTATGTTGTTCTACAAAATCAATAGCATGGTCAAAATAACGCCGGGTAGTGGTAGACTGATCACATGGATATTCAATAATCCTATCTCCTTCAAACAACGGAGAAGCATTATTCAATCTCTTTTTTACAGCCGCCCTACTGGAAGTCCTCACAAATTCCTGATCTTCCTTAGCTTTCACTAAAGTGTATCCTTCTCTAAAAATCGCATCAGGAGCAAATTGCTGAGAAGGAGCAATATACATATCATTACTGTAAGGGATACCATAATAGTAATCAAACCCTTGGTCCGTAGGTAAATGCCCTTTTAAATCACCTAAATG from the Bacteroides eggerthii genome contains:
- a CDS encoding DUF2264 domain-containing protein, whose protein sequence is MVLGMAPVCGQDANNGDRQYWIQTIVKIADPVINNLSKDQLKKKIPIGRSSSALASRREFVTHMESVGRTIAGIAPWLELGPDETSEGKLREKYIKMTCKALANSVDPKSDDYFNSTATRQILVNSAFLIQGLLQAPTQLWGNLDETSRERFIAQWKSTRTMKPGNNNWLLFSAMVECGLKEFGGEWNFSVVKKALDSHKAWYKGDGVYGDGAEFHLDYYNSYVIHPLLLQVLKIAVKYDSSFLPFLDEEWIRFMRYAEIQERMIAPDGSYPVLGRSVSYRSAAFQVLGACALFQRLPQSLKPGQVRGAMTAMLKRLFEQPGTFDKDGWLTIGVCGEQKELGDTYLSTPCVYLCSLAFLPLGLPANNPFWCDPVEPWTSVKAFSGLEFPIDKFIKP
- a CDS encoding sulfatase; this encodes MNKRLIIYPMLLSAGLLQARQKPNVVIIFTDDQGYQDLGCYGSPLIQTPSIDRMAKDGLKLTDFYVSASVSSASRAGLLTGRLNTKNGVKGVFFPESAGMPSEEITLAEALKEQGYITGCFGKWHLGDLKGHLPTDQGFDYYYGIPYSNDMYIAPSQQFAPDAIFREGYTLVKAKEDQEFVRTSSRAAVKKRLNNASPLFEGDRIIEYPCDQSTTTRRYFDHAIDFVEQHNEKQPFFLYITPSMPHVPLFASEQFRGKSKRGLYGDVVEEIDWNVGRFLDYLDKKGLAENTLVIFASDNGPWLSFKGEGGSADPLRGGKFSYYEGGVRVPCIIRWKGVVPAGVTSDAIIASIDLFPTIMHYAGSHSFNQEIDGINVSSFFENPSLRPRDEYVYVKGGQVHGIRKGDWVYLPKTGNSKFKEGDVPELFNLKQDVGESDNLLQKYPDKVKELQLLMQKY